One Cryomorphaceae bacterium DNA segment encodes these proteins:
- a CDS encoding ATP-binding cassette domain-containing protein yields MLTMLKVEHIVKQYANHRALNDVSFEVPQGCVFGLLGPNGAGKTTLIRIINQITGPDEGKVFLNGEPLAPHHVHNIGYLPEERGLYKKMKVGEQALYLARLKGMTKNEALHRLKYWFDKFNIGDWWHKKVEELSKGMAQKVQFITTVMHEPRLLILDEPFSGFDPINANLIKAEILELKEKGTTIILSTHNMGSVEEICDHIALINKSRKVLSGPVGEVRNRYKENMFEVLLRGNMIGFANALWTDFEMVENQPDGDAVRCKIRLLNNRTLNDLLGVAIQHTEVIEVRELIPSMNDIFIKVVNENAEEHE; encoded by the coding sequence ATGCTTACCATGCTGAAAGTAGAACACATTGTAAAACAGTATGCCAACCACCGTGCGCTCAACGACGTGAGCTTTGAGGTGCCGCAGGGTTGCGTGTTTGGTTTACTCGGACCCAACGGAGCGGGTAAAACCACGCTTATCCGCATCATCAATCAGATCACGGGGCCCGACGAGGGCAAGGTATTTCTGAACGGAGAGCCCCTGGCACCCCATCATGTGCACAACATAGGCTACCTGCCCGAAGAGCGCGGTCTTTACAAAAAGATGAAAGTGGGCGAGCAAGCACTCTATCTGGCCCGGCTAAAAGGCATGACCAAAAATGAGGCCTTGCACAGGTTGAAATACTGGTTCGATAAGTTCAACATTGGTGATTGGTGGCACAAAAAAGTAGAGGAACTCAGCAAGGGTATGGCTCAGAAGGTTCAGTTTATCACAACGGTGATGCACGAGCCCCGGTTGCTTATTCTCGATGAGCCTTTCAGCGGATTCGATCCTATTAACGCAAACCTGATCAAGGCCGAAATTCTGGAGCTGAAAGAGAAAGGAACCACCATCATACTCTCCACCCACAACATGGGCTCAGTAGAGGAGATTTGCGACCACATTGCCCTTATCAACAAGTCGCGCAAGGTATTAAGCGGCCCCGTTGGAGAAGTGCGCAACCGCTATAAGGAAAACATGTTTGAAGTGCTGCTGCGTGGAAACATGATTGGTTTTGCCAATGCCTTGTGGACCGATTTCGAGATGGTGGAGAACCAACCCGACGGAGACGCGGTGCGCTGCAAAATTCGCTTGCTCAACAACAGAACGCTCAACGACTTGCTCGGTGTGGCCATTCAGCATACCGAGGTGATAGAGGTACGCGAGCTGATTCCCTCCATGAACGACATTTTTATCAAGGTTGTGAACGAAAACGCTGAAGAGCATGAATAA
- a CDS encoding type IX secretion system membrane protein PorP/SprF gives MGRVPMSAKAHIALLVGLLLASLASAQDAHFTQFYAAPTYLNPAFAGSTAQSRVAMNYRHQWPSIPGAFVTHNVAFDQFFSGINSGIGVMVTHDRAGSGAMTHTNIGLQYAYEVQLNRKWSFRPALHASVSQRSLDFNRLTFGDQLLRNNAGSTIDPDIIQFSGQNAFYPDFGSGMLLYSEKLWFGVSAHHLNRPNESLLQQESRVPIRYSVHGGWRMRVNERNYNSPKQHIVTAFHYRSQGDYDQLDIGVYYEYEPITFGVWYRGLPGVKQTTNYVNHDALALMLGVEVKNIYIGYSYDITISNLAVNTGGSHEVSLVSQFASRRKKKKTRQRLIPCAKF, from the coding sequence ATGGGCAGAGTTCCAATGAGCGCTAAAGCACATATCGCACTTCTGGTTGGCTTGCTGCTGGCAAGCCTTGCCTCGGCTCAGGATGCCCACTTTACCCAGTTTTATGCAGCACCAACTTACCTGAATCCCGCTTTTGCGGGTTCAACGGCGCAGAGCAGGGTTGCCATGAATTACCGGCATCAGTGGCCTTCCATCCCGGGGGCTTTTGTTACACACAATGTGGCTTTTGACCAGTTTTTTAGTGGTATCAACAGCGGAATAGGAGTGATGGTAACCCACGACCGTGCAGGAAGCGGAGCCATGACCCATACCAACATCGGCCTGCAATACGCCTACGAGGTGCAGCTCAACAGAAAATGGTCGTTCAGACCGGCCTTACACGCGTCGGTTTCGCAGCGCAGTCTGGATTTTAACCGACTAACCTTTGGTGATCAGCTTTTGCGCAACAACGCCGGATCAACCATTGACCCGGATATTATTCAGTTCTCCGGACAAAATGCGTTTTACCCCGACTTTGGTTCAGGGATGTTGCTGTACTCCGAAAAATTGTGGTTTGGTGTAAGTGCTCACCACCTGAACCGGCCCAACGAGAGCCTCCTCCAGCAGGAAAGCAGGGTTCCCATCCGATATTCTGTTCACGGAGGGTGGCGAATGCGCGTAAATGAGCGCAATTACAACAGCCCGAAACAGCACATCGTTACAGCTTTTCACTACCGCTCACAGGGCGACTACGACCAATTGGATATTGGTGTTTATTACGAGTATGAGCCCATCACTTTTGGTGTTTGGTACCGCGGACTTCCAGGGGTGAAACAAACCACCAATTATGTAAACCACGATGCCCTGGCCCTCATGCTTGGTGTTGAGGTCAAAAACATCTACATCGGCTATTCATACGACATTACCATCAGCAATCTCGCCGTAAACACGGGTGGCTCGCATGAGGTTTCATTGGTGTCGCAATTTGCAAGTCGGCGAAAGAAGAAAAAAACCCGTCAGCGGCTCATTCCATGCGCCAAGTTCTGA
- a CDS encoding ABC transporter substrate-binding protein: protein MTFLANRGGFFLMVALLAHSACNTVQDHTSRMIFRYNEGAGISSLDPAFSRSLENIWAVHQLFNSLVELDSNMLVQPSVAESWEISEDGRVYTFRLRDDVFFHNHQLFPDGKGRKVTAHDFAYSFNRLRSPELASPGAWVLSWLADQPSGGVEVPEDRTLVLYLKAPFPPFLGMLSMKYCSVVPHEVADHYGADFRVHPVGTGPFQLQAWVEDTKLVMKRNEQYFERDERGQPLPYLDGVAVSFTRDAGAEFLELLKGGFDMISGLHSSYKDELLDPFGDLNAAYRKHLYLQKQPFLKTDYLGFLVDENLPAVKESPLRNKLVRQSLNLGIDRGLMVQHLRNNIYRPATSGFIPYGMPGFDPNRVKGYDRDLDRARALLREAGYSSGKELGTITLSTTSDYVDLCEFVQSQLEDLDVKIKVDVLPAGTHATYTAEGKLSFFRKSWLADYGDAENFLSVFYSPNHAPGGPNYTRFSNKLFDEWYEQSMEIQSLEERLALYQRMDSLMMEEAPILPLYYDVVVRFVRKNVQGLRSNAMNLLDLRRVRVLEEES from the coding sequence ATGACCTTCCTGGCAAACAGGGGCGGGTTTTTTCTGATGGTCGCATTGCTGGCGCATTCTGCCTGCAATACCGTTCAGGATCATACTTCCCGAATGATTTTCAGGTACAATGAAGGCGCCGGCATCTCATCGCTGGATCCCGCCTTTTCGCGCAGCCTCGAGAACATCTGGGCCGTGCACCAACTCTTCAACAGCCTTGTGGAACTTGACAGCAACATGTTGGTTCAGCCTTCGGTAGCCGAGAGCTGGGAAATCAGCGAGGATGGCCGGGTTTATACCTTTCGGCTCCGCGATGATGTGTTTTTCCACAACCACCAACTTTTTCCTGATGGCAAAGGCCGAAAAGTAACCGCCCACGATTTCGCCTACAGCTTTAACCGCCTTCGCAGCCCGGAACTGGCCTCGCCCGGTGCCTGGGTGCTGAGCTGGTTGGCCGATCAGCCCAGCGGTGGCGTGGAAGTTCCGGAGGATCGAACCCTGGTGCTCTACCTCAAAGCTCCCTTTCCGCCTTTTTTGGGTATGCTCAGCATGAAGTACTGCTCGGTAGTGCCTCACGAGGTAGCCGACCACTACGGAGCTGATTTCAGGGTTCACCCGGTAGGAACCGGTCCGTTTCAATTGCAGGCGTGGGTGGAGGATACTAAGCTCGTAATGAAACGAAACGAGCAATATTTTGAGCGCGATGAAAGGGGGCAGCCCCTGCCTTACCTCGACGGTGTGGCAGTGTCGTTTACCCGCGACGCCGGCGCCGAATTTCTGGAACTGCTCAAAGGGGGCTTTGATATGATTTCGGGTTTGCACAGTAGCTACAAAGACGAGCTGCTCGACCCCTTTGGCGACCTCAATGCAGCCTACCGAAAGCACCTTTACCTTCAGAAACAACCCTTTCTGAAAACAGATTATTTGGGCTTTTTGGTGGACGAAAACCTGCCCGCAGTGAAGGAGAGCCCGCTGCGAAACAAGTTGGTACGTCAGTCACTCAACCTCGGAATTGATCGTGGCTTGATGGTGCAGCACCTCCGGAATAACATCTACCGACCGGCCACCTCCGGATTTATTCCCTACGGAATGCCCGGTTTTGACCCCAACCGCGTGAAAGGCTATGATCGCGACCTCGACAGAGCGAGGGCTTTGTTGCGCGAAGCGGGCTACAGCAGCGGCAAGGAGCTCGGCACCATCACGCTGTCAACCACTTCGGATTATGTGGATTTGTGCGAGTTTGTGCAATCGCAACTGGAAGACCTCGACGTAAAAATCAAGGTAGATGTGCTGCCTGCAGGTACCCATGCCACCTACACAGCCGAGGGCAAACTCAGCTTTTTCCGAAAATCGTGGTTGGCAGATTACGGCGATGCGGAGAATTTTCTTTCGGTGTTCTACAGCCCTAACCACGCTCCGGGCGGACCGAACTACACCCGATTTAGCAACAAGCTTTTTGACGAGTGGTACGAGCAAAGTATGGAGATCCAAAGCCTCGAAGAGCGCCTGGCCCTCTACCAGCGTATGGATAGCCTGATGATGGAAGAGGCTCCCATCCTGCCGCTCTACTACGATGTGGTGGTGCGATTTGTGCGGAAAAACGTGCAGGGACTTAGGTCCAACGCCATGAACCTTCTTGATTTACGCAGGGTGCGTGTGCTTGAGGAGGAGAGCTAA
- a CDS encoding sterol desaturase family protein produces MDVNPVILSIPVFLVLIGAEVVYDRIKNRHLYRLNDAVTNISCGIVEQVTGLFAKVFTVAAYHVIFVNFALFEIPNTLYYWLLAFLGVDFFYYWAHRMSHQVNFMWLGHVVHHQSEDYNLSVALRQSTFQKIFTFYFYFPMALLGFPTEWFLLLGAYNLLYQFWIHTEVIGNLGPFEYIFNTPSHHRVHHGRDPKYIDKNHGGTLIIWDRMFGTFAKEEETPTYGITKPTESFNAVYANIKPFRELWDEMKQLPGWRNKVMLALKPPGWWPDSMGGFRKPPPVVKATYKKYDVQLSHQESYYLFAQYLFILGGTAWFLFGVAHFSWPVITVLALAVIYSVMSLGLMFEKRSYATRVEGIRLVITAAVMLWALMPLAGTMAAIGLALAYLLASAAGLWYISAKPPLAHAA; encoded by the coding sequence ATGGACGTAAATCCGGTTATATTATCCATCCCGGTTTTTCTTGTGTTGATTGGCGCCGAAGTGGTGTACGACCGCATAAAAAACCGCCATTTGTATCGTCTGAACGATGCTGTGACCAACATTTCCTGCGGGATTGTTGAACAGGTTACAGGGCTTTTTGCCAAGGTATTTACAGTGGCTGCTTACCACGTAATCTTCGTCAATTTTGCGCTGTTTGAAATCCCCAACACCTTGTACTACTGGCTGCTGGCATTTTTGGGGGTGGACTTTTTCTACTACTGGGCGCACCGCATGAGTCATCAGGTAAATTTTATGTGGCTCGGACACGTGGTACATCACCAAAGTGAAGATTACAACCTTTCGGTAGCACTGAGGCAAAGCACGTTTCAAAAAATCTTCACCTTTTACTTCTACTTCCCGATGGCACTGCTGGGTTTTCCTACCGAGTGGTTTTTGCTGCTGGGAGCCTACAACCTGCTGTACCAGTTCTGGATTCATACTGAAGTAATCGGCAATCTCGGCCCCTTTGAATACATCTTCAACACGCCTTCGCACCACAGGGTGCACCACGGCCGCGACCCAAAGTACATCGACAAAAACCACGGGGGCACGCTGATTATCTGGGATCGTATGTTCGGAACCTTTGCCAAAGAAGAAGAAACCCCCACATACGGCATCACCAAGCCCACCGAGAGTTTCAATGCAGTATATGCCAACATTAAGCCCTTTAGGGAGTTGTGGGATGAAATGAAGCAACTTCCCGGCTGGCGAAACAAGGTAATGCTGGCCCTGAAACCGCCCGGATGGTGGCCTGATTCGATGGGAGGTTTCCGCAAGCCGCCGCCCGTGGTAAAAGCCACCTACAAAAAGTACGACGTGCAGCTTTCGCATCAGGAAAGCTATTACCTCTTTGCCCAATACCTTTTCATTTTGGGCGGAACGGCGTGGTTTCTTTTCGGGGTGGCCCATTTTTCGTGGCCGGTGATTACGGTGCTTGCGCTGGCGGTTATCTACTCGGTGATGTCGTTGGGCTTGATGTTCGAAAAGCGCTCCTACGCCACCCGCGTTGAAGGCATTCGGCTCGTGATAACTGCAGCAGTGATGCTGTGGGCTTTGATGCCTCTCGCGGGTACTATGGCAGCTATCGGATTGGCCCTCGCCTACTTGCTGGCCTCAGCGGCCGGACTGTGGTACATCAGTGCTAAACCACCCTTGGCGCATGCAGCGTGA
- a CDS encoding 2-phosphosulfolactate phosphatase yields the protein MKDDFPNKKRVEVCPSPKQFELYQWDFDIVVAIDVLRATTAICTGLDFGVKKIIPVSTLEEAFEYRRKGYIVGAERNGEIVEGFAFGNSPFSYMNKAFKGKTLVLTTTNGTRAINLASKTHTVVVGALVNLDAIIQWLIEQDRNVLLLCSGWKDKFNLEDTVCAGAITEGLLATNKFKSDEDSTISAMFLYQSARDNYFSFLKHSSHRRRLKRLNLNEDIKYCLTPNQTDVIPILRNGALEKLERDDSK from the coding sequence ATGAAAGACGATTTTCCCAACAAAAAACGGGTGGAGGTATGTCCTTCACCCAAGCAGTTTGAGTTGTATCAGTGGGACTTCGATATTGTTGTAGCCATTGACGTATTGCGTGCCACCACGGCCATTTGCACCGGTCTTGATTTTGGTGTGAAAAAAATCATTCCCGTTTCTACACTCGAGGAAGCTTTTGAATACCGCCGTAAAGGATACATCGTGGGTGCTGAGCGAAACGGAGAAATTGTGGAGGGCTTTGCGTTTGGGAACTCGCCGTTTAGCTACATGAACAAAGCTTTCAAAGGAAAAACGCTGGTACTTACTACCACCAATGGTACCCGTGCCATTAACCTGGCCAGCAAAACGCACACGGTGGTGGTAGGAGCATTGGTGAATCTCGACGCCATCATACAATGGCTCATTGAGCAGGATAGAAATGTATTGCTGCTTTGCTCGGGCTGGAAGGATAAGTTTAATCTTGAGGATACCGTTTGTGCCGGTGCCATTACCGAAGGTCTCCTCGCTACGAACAAATTCAAGTCCGACGAGGACTCTACCATTTCGGCCATGTTCCTGTACCAAAGTGCACGCGATAATTATTTCTCTTTCCTGAAGCACAGCTCGCACAGACGCAGGCTTAAAAGGCTCAACCTGAACGAAGACATCAAGTACTGCCTCACACCCAACCAGACTGATGTCATTCCTATCCTCCGAAACGGTGCACTTGAGAAGCTCGAACGGGATGATAGCAAGTAG
- a CDS encoding YggS family pyridoxal phosphate-dependent enzyme has product MIASRLLKIREKLHPGVTLVAVSKTRSNEEIMQAYNAGQRVFGENRAQEMAAKFEELPGDIQWHMIGHLQRNKVKYIAPFVHLIHSVDSFRLLKEINKEAAQNNRVIPVLLQFHIAREDSKHGLQEPLPSFLTDGSMEIMKNVEIRGVMGMATFTDDETLIREEFRKLRSTFEGLKQGVMSGNTAFREISMGMSADFLLAQEEGSTMVRVGSDIFGERKYT; this is encoded by the coding sequence ATGATAGCAAGTAGGCTTTTGAAAATTCGTGAAAAATTGCATCCCGGTGTAACCCTCGTTGCTGTTTCCAAAACGCGCTCCAATGAGGAGATCATGCAGGCCTATAACGCCGGGCAACGCGTGTTTGGCGAAAACCGCGCACAGGAAATGGCCGCTAAATTTGAAGAACTTCCCGGAGATATTCAATGGCACATGATTGGCCATTTGCAGCGCAACAAGGTGAAATACATAGCACCTTTTGTACACCTGATTCATTCGGTTGATTCTTTTCGGCTGCTCAAAGAAATCAACAAAGAAGCTGCACAGAACAACAGGGTAATACCGGTTTTGCTGCAATTTCACATTGCGCGCGAAGACTCCAAGCACGGCCTTCAGGAACCTTTGCCTTCGTTTCTGACGGATGGCTCCATGGAAATCATGAAAAACGTGGAAATTCGCGGCGTGATGGGCATGGCAACCTTTACCGACGATGAGACCCTGATTCGGGAGGAGTTCAGGAAATTGCGCAGCACCTTTGAGGGCTTGAAACAAGGCGTGATGAGCGGTAATACGGCTTTTCGCGAAATCAGTATGGGCATGAGTGCCGACTTTCTGCTGGCCCAGGAAGAGGGAAGCACCATGGTTAGAGTGGGAAGTGATATTTTTGGAGAAAGGAAATACACATGA
- the gcvT gene encoding glycine cleavage system aminomethyltransferase GcvT: protein MKKTPLYHKHVALGAKMVPFAGFEMPVQYAGVTEEHLAVREKLGVFDVSHMGEFRASGPGALALIQKVCSNDASKLYDGKVQYSCFPNENGGIVDDLLVYRISEEEYFLVVNGANIDKDWDWINRHNDTGAVLTNESDDYALLAVQGPDAVKALQPLTDVDLASMGYYTFVMGDFAGLSNVIISATGYTGAGGFELYVKPDQAEALWDAVIKAGAQPAGLAARDTLRLEMGFCLYGNDIDDTTSPLEAGLGWITKFTKTFINSDALLKQKENGVEKKLVGFELVDRGIARKDYDIADDNENVIGRVTSGTMSPSLKKAIGMGYVPAHMASPGTEINVVVRNKFLKARVVKFPFYQQP from the coding sequence ATGAAAAAAACTCCTCTCTACCATAAACACGTAGCACTCGGTGCCAAGATGGTGCCTTTTGCCGGATTCGAAATGCCTGTGCAATACGCCGGTGTAACCGAAGAGCACCTCGCTGTGCGCGAAAAACTGGGCGTGTTTGACGTCTCGCACATGGGCGAGTTTCGCGCTTCGGGGCCCGGAGCTCTTGCCCTCATCCAAAAGGTGTGTTCCAACGATGCCTCCAAACTTTACGATGGCAAGGTGCAGTACTCTTGTTTTCCGAATGAAAATGGCGGTATTGTGGATGATTTGCTCGTGTACCGGATTAGCGAGGAGGAATACTTTCTGGTGGTAAACGGCGCCAACATTGACAAGGACTGGGATTGGATCAATCGCCACAACGATACCGGCGCGGTGCTCACCAACGAGTCGGACGACTATGCGCTGCTTGCAGTTCAGGGACCCGATGCCGTTAAGGCGCTACAGCCTCTTACGGATGTTGACCTCGCCTCTATGGGCTATTACACCTTTGTAATGGGTGATTTCGCCGGGTTGAGCAACGTAATTATCTCCGCTACCGGATACACAGGAGCCGGTGGTTTTGAGCTCTATGTGAAACCCGATCAGGCAGAAGCACTGTGGGATGCCGTGATTAAAGCCGGAGCCCAACCTGCCGGACTTGCCGCTCGCGATACACTGCGTTTGGAAATGGGTTTCTGTCTCTACGGAAATGACATTGACGACACAACCTCTCCGCTTGAAGCCGGTCTGGGTTGGATTACCAAATTCACCAAAACCTTTATCAACTCCGATGCGCTCCTCAAGCAAAAGGAAAACGGCGTGGAAAAGAAATTGGTCGGTTTTGAGCTTGTTGACAGGGGAATTGCCCGCAAAGACTACGACATTGCCGATGACAATGAAAACGTTATCGGACGCGTAACGAGCGGAACCATGAGCCCCTCGCTCAAAAAAGCCATCGGGATGGGATACGTGCCTGCTCACATGGCTTCACCCGGTACTGAAATCAACGTGGTGGTGCGAAACAAGTTTCTCAAAGCCCGCGTGGTAAAATTCCCCTTTTACCAACAACCATGA
- a CDS encoding lysoplasmalogenase, giving the protein MQRDHVFIALFGVLVLNERLASGYLDTWPEWYLMSKPALLLSIILYFTAATRRVKHPMRYLLLAGFVASWLGDISLMFQKEDEVYFLMGLISFFLAHVFYILSFRYWFHDNHHIPMIKKQPWMMFLLVAYALGLFRLLEPGLGSMKIAVIAYMVIILLMVVMALNRFAKVSRKGFALVFAGALLFLVSDSFLAYNKFTEPVPMAGAWIMLTYSAAQLLIMLGGLHELRVHARWRAA; this is encoded by the coding sequence ATGCAGCGTGACCATGTGTTTATTGCTCTTTTTGGCGTGCTTGTGCTCAATGAGCGCCTGGCCTCAGGTTACCTCGACACCTGGCCGGAGTGGTACCTGATGAGCAAACCCGCTCTGCTGCTGAGTATTATTTTATACTTCACGGCCGCCACCCGACGGGTAAAACACCCCATGCGGTACTTGTTACTCGCTGGTTTTGTAGCCTCTTGGCTGGGTGATATCTCGCTGATGTTTCAAAAGGAAGACGAGGTGTATTTCCTGATGGGACTGATTAGCTTTTTCCTGGCGCATGTGTTTTACATCCTGTCTTTCAGGTACTGGTTTCACGACAACCACCACATCCCCATGATTAAGAAGCAACCCTGGATGATGTTTTTGCTCGTGGCCTACGCGCTTGGTTTGTTTCGTCTGCTGGAGCCTGGTTTGGGAAGCATGAAGATTGCGGTGATTGCCTACATGGTCATCATCCTGCTGATGGTGGTGATGGCACTCAACCGCTTTGCCAAGGTGAGCCGAAAGGGGTTCGCCCTGGTTTTTGCCGGGGCCCTGCTCTTTTTGGTAAGCGACAGCTTTCTGGCGTACAACAAGTTTACAGAACCCGTACCGATGGCCGGGGCATGGATTATGTTGACCTACTCCGCCGCGCAACTGCTGATTATGCTGGGAGGTTTGCACGAGTTGAGGGTGCATGCGCGGTGGCGAGCAGCTTAG